The following coding sequences are from one Gossypium hirsutum isolate 1008001.06 chromosome A12, Gossypium_hirsutum_v2.1, whole genome shotgun sequence window:
- the LOC107930971 gene encoding bifunctional nuclease 2: protein MRFVWFLRKYFIRVWKIFFTTSLFHFPEKMLDLTEIPKLDLASSNEISTQKISVSDHIGGFQYTVDKHDSFVIDMDSFSYGGLNKGINQNPRITVPIQVNKYLAYSDGMRVIESGKLSVQSTASDVLPHAELDQPSGQPCLDSEEFKIVSNLNEAISQERYKDAADLRDKLDKFRAARNLRKFT from the exons ATGAGATTTGTTTGGTttctaagaaaatattttattcgTGTTTGGAAGATTTTCTTCACCACCTCTTTGTTTCATTTTCCCGAGAAAATGTTGGACTTGACGGAAATTCCCAAGTTG GATTTGGCATCTTCCAATGAGATTTCAACACAAAAAATCTCAGTTTCGGATCATATAGGTGGGTTTCAATACACAGTTGATAAACACGACAGCTTCGTTATCGACATGGATAGTTTCTCTTATGGAGGACTCAATAAAGGAATCAATCAAAACCCAAGAATcaca GTTCCTATACAAGTGAATAAGTACTTGGCATATAGTGATGGAATGCGAGTGATTGAATCAGGGAAGCTGTCCGTACAGTCCACAGCTTCAGATGTTTTACCACATGCCGAACTGGACCA GCCAAGTGGTCAGCCTTGTCTCGATTCAGAGGAGTTCAAAATTGTCAGCAACTTAAATGAGGCTATTTCTCAGGAACGCTACAAGGATGCTG CTGATTTGAGAGACAAACTTGATAAGTTCCGGGCAGCAAGGAACTTGAGGAAATTCACGTGA
- the LOC121211485 gene encoding uncharacterized protein: MEQSLLQYFYEGLKPMEMNMVNAASGGALVNMTPQQARDLISTMTANSQQFRANPEPPRRVHQLTFCLNFQREIKGFQQKTEASLRELTTSIEKLNSQGKLPSQTEPNPRQNANAVTLRNRKVLKPAPVKNLGQEITQETPENDEQIQAKPPLPKIQPPFPGRLNQCQKSKEDKEILETFRNVEINLPLLDAIRQILRYTKFLKELCTNKRKLTGNEKVSVGENVSAVLQWKMPVKCKDMVGRQVVTIQLADRSIVHPEGVIEDVLVKVNGLILSADFYVIKIEEDNTLGSSDILLGRPFLSTANTKIDVRNGTLTIDFDEEIVKFNVYGTISHPSEVLNVNRVDIINSSVEKTFESSYGDKPKMMFDDFESVNKLLAPMNTKLLPPIMQAPDLKLKPLPEHLKCTFLENDETIADLKGINTLEENTKPNKEAQEQLSPNMVDVIENENF; encoded by the exons ATGGAACAGTCTTTACTCCAGTACTTTTATGAAGGCTtgaaacccatggagatgaatatggtaaaTGCCGCGAGTGGAGGAGCGTTAGTCAACATGACTCCACAACAAGCAAGAGACTTAATATCCACAATGACTGCGAATTCCCAGCAATTTCGAGCCAatcctgaaccccctagaagggttcaccagctaa cattCTGTCTCAATTTCCAAAGAGAAATAAAGGGTTTTCAGCAGAAAACCGAAGCATCCTTAAGGGAGTTGACCAcatcaattgagaaattaaactctCAAGGGAAACTACCatcacaaacagaaccaaacccgAGACAGAATGCGAATGCAGTAACGTTACGAAACAGAAAGGTCTTGAAACCAGCTCCTGTCAAGAATCTTGGTCAAGAAATTACCCAGGAAACTCCAGAAAACGACGAACAGATCCAAGCGAAACCCCCACtgccaaaaatccaacctccatTCCCAGGACGATTAAATCAATGTCAAAAAAGTAAGGAAGATAaggagatcctcgaaacattcaggaatgttgAGATCAACTTACCACTATTAGATGCCATTAGACAGATTTTGCGGTATACCAAGTTCCTCAAAGAACTTTGCACCAACAAACGAAAactaacaggtaatgaaaaggtaagtgttggtgagaatgtttCCGCAGTTCTACAGTGGAAAATGCCGGTTAAATGCAAAGATATGG TTGGCAGACAGGTTGTTACCATTCAGTTGGCAGACAGGTCTATTGTGCATCCCGAAGGGGTCATCGAGGACGTATTAGTCAAAGTCAATGGGCTTATCCTCTctgcagatttttatgtgataaaaatagaGGAGGATAACACTCTTGGGTCTTCAGACATCTTGTTGGGGCGACCTTTCCTTAGTACTGCGAATACTAAGATTGATGTACGAAACGGAACCCTCACGATAGACTTTGACGAggagatcgtgaagtttaacGTTTATGGCACTATTAGTCACCCAAGTGAAGTCTTGAACGTAAATCGTGTCGACATAATTAACTCATCAGTAGAAAAAACTTTTGAGTCATCTTATGGAGATAAACCtaaaatgatgtttgatgattttgaatctgttaataaattattagcTCCCATGAATACTAAACTTCTACCTCCTATTATGCAAGcaccagatctgaaattaaaaccACTTCCCGAACATCTCAAATGCACATTTTTAGAGAATGATGAGACCATTGCCGACTTAAAAGGGATCAACACCTTGGAGGAAAATACCAAACCAAATAAAGAGGCGCAAGAACAATTGAGCCCAAATATGGTGGATGTGATAGAAAACGAGAATTTCTAA
- the LOC107931049 gene encoding receptor-like serine/threonine-protein kinase At4g25390, with product MGRLIPPLPAPPLQQPPLIYHQSPLPARLIFPPVAAVSASFSILLVLSLCLRKIRRQRTNPADSKPPHRYSYSVFRRATSSFSDSCRLGQGGFGSVYRATINNSNGNRTVAVKVMDAGSLQGEREFQNELFFASKLDSSLVVSVHGFSYDRKRRRMLLVYELMPNGNLQDALLHRKCPELMNWKQRFSIAVDIAKGLDYLHGLDPPIIHGDIKPSNILLDQNFSAKIADFGLARLKSEEIKVEIAEDYGSVAETESIATGIEEFNFPLDQSPVSVTGSPLNAEVVMAVVSPEPVAASPDIGSVSEGIFDKASVESGIELTNAGKHNDAAAAEESDEVKDYVMEWIGTEIKERPTSDWIASVAASSSSKTNAKLEKKKNKSKRPLEWWVSMEDDKEKNVKKEKRRPAREWWKEEYCEELAKKKKKKKKKRQGTYNSDDAENWWPVDDELYTEKRKRSKRSRSKGSVGSVDWLWEGLSGELRRAWHDSFSGEIPKSGGASSTPSMRGTVCYVAPEYGGGGDVSEKCDVYSFGVLLLVLIAGRRPLQVTESPLSEFQRANLISWARRLARTGKLIDLVDQNVQFLNREQALLCTTVALLCLQKLPARRPSIKEVVSMLTGEAEPPQLPTEFSPSPPSRYPFKSRKKVR from the coding sequence ATGGGAAGGTTGATCCCTCCGTTGCCGGCGCCGCCGTTGCAGCAACCGCCTTTGATATACCACCAGAGTCCTTTGCCTGCACGACTCATTTTCCCACCTGTCGCAGCTGTTTCCGCTTCCTTTTCAATCTTATTGGTTCTGTCTTTGTGTCTTCGTAAAATCCGACGGCAACGTACTAATCCCGCCGACTCTAAACCGCCGCATCGGTATTCTTATTCCGTCTTCCGTCGTGCCACCTCGTCGTTTTCAGACTCTTGCCGCCTTGGTCAAGGGGGATTTGGCTCTGTCTACCGTGCTACTATTAACAACAGTAACGGCAATCGAACCGTCGCCGTTAAGGTGATGGACGCCGGTTCGCTCCAAGGGGAACGTGAGTTCCAAAACGAGCTCTTCTTCGCTTCTAAACTCGACTCTTCCCTGGTCGTGTCGGTCCACGGCTTCTCTTACGACCGCAAACGACGCCGGATGCTCCTGGTGTACGAGCTCATGCCTAACGGCAACTTGCAAGACGCGTTGCTTCATCGGAAATGCCCTGAATTAATGAACTGGAAACAGAGGTTTTCGATCGCCGTTGATATCGCCAAGGGACTTGATTACCTTCACGGATTGGACCCTCCGATCATTCACGGCGATATTAAGCCGAGTAACATTTTGTTGGATCAGAATTTCTCGGCCAAAATTGCGGATTTTGGATTAGCACGTTTGAAATCGGAGGAAATTAAAGTGGAAATAGCAGAGGATTATGGATCGGTAGCAGAAACAGAGAGTATAGCTACCGGAATCGAGGAGTTCAATTTTCCGCTTGATCAATCGCCGGTTTCGGTTACTGGGTCTCCGCTGAATGCGGAGGTTGTTATGGCCGTAGTTTCACCCGAGCCGGTTGCGGCCTCCCCTGATATAGGAAGTGTTTCGGAGGGGATTTTCGATAAGGCGAGTGTCGAGAGCGGTATAGAATTGACGAATGCCGGGAAGCACAATGATGCGGCGGCAGCGGAGGAGAGTGATGAAGTGAAAGATTATGTAATGGAATGGATTGGGACTGAGATCAAGGAGAGACCGACTAGTGATTGGATCGCTTCGGTAGCGGCTTCTTCGAGTAGTAAAACGAATGCGAAAttggagaagaagaagaataagagtAAGAGACCATTAGAATGGTGGGTGTCGATGGAGGACGACAAGGAAAAGAACGTAAAGAAAGAGAAGCGAAGGCCGGCGAGGGAATGGTGGAAAGAAGAGTATTGTGAAGAACTCgcgaaaaaaaagaagaagaagaagaaaaagagacaAGGGACGTACAATAGCGATGATGCGGAGAATTGGTGGCCAGTTGACGACGAATTGTACACGGAAAAGAGGAAAAGGAGTAAACGAAGTAGGAGTAAAGGTAGTGTTGGCAGTGTGGATTGGTTATGGGAAGGACTTAGCGGCGAATTACGAAGAGCTTGGCACGATTCATTCAGTGGGGAAATACCGAAGAGTGGTGGTGCTAGTAGTACACCGAGTATGCGAGGAACTGTTTGCTATGTCGCACCCGAATACGGTGGCGGTGGGGACGTATCGGAGAAGTGCGATGTTTATAGCTTCGGTGTTCTGCTTTTGGTTTTGATAGCGGGTCGGCGACCATTGCAGGTCACCGAGTCACCGTTATCCGAGTTTCAACGTGCGAATTTGATCTCTTGGGCTCGACGTCTCGCCCGAACCGGGAAACTTATCGATTTGGTAGACCAAAATGTACAGTTTTTGAATAGGGAGCAAGCTCTTTTGTGTACCACAGTTGCTTTGCTTTGTTTGCAAAAATTACCGGCTCGTCGACCTTCCATAAAGGAAGTTGTCAGCATGCTCACCGGTGAGGCGGAGCCGCCTCAATTACCGACGGAATTTTCCCCTTCACCTCCGTCACGGTATCCATTCAAGTCTCGTAAGAAGGTCCGGTGA
- the LOC107930987 gene encoding transcription factor bHLH118, with translation MFPLHQSDDLVYQIFSHTKQHKIPQDPITGHTVVVESNPIISNPTVKNRGRKICHMEGGAGSDKYKKQKLHREIERQRRQDMASLYASLRSLLPGEYIKGKRSMSDQMNEAVNYIKHLEKKVKDLDAKRHELKRVSDLASVGSRTKPAAASISNHCFIIRPCLIGIEIMFRCGVEDQDLSLSRVLAVLVDEGLRVVSCFSTKSEEFLFHTIQTEVNDPTSVNISRLQQKLPQSSEHCTASSDKTQNESAKGIATWLVRSMVS, from the exons ATGTTTCCTTTACACCAAAGCGATGACCTGGTGTATCAGATTTTCTCCCATACCAAACAACACAAAATCCCACAAGATCCGATCACTGGTCACACCGTAGTGGTGGAATCCAACCCTATAATATCAAATCCCACGGTGAAAAACCGCGGCCGGAAAATCTGTCATATGGAGGGCGGCGCCGGTAGTGATAAATACAAGAAACAAAAGCTACATAGAGAGATTGAACGGCAAAGGAGACAAGATATGGCTTCCCTTTATGCTTCACTTCGATCCCTTCTCCCTGGTGAATACATCAAg GGAAAGCGGTCGATGTCGGATCAAATGAACGAAGCAGTGAATTATATAAAACATTTGGAGAAGAAAGTCAAGGACCTTGATGCTAAAAGACATGAACTGAAGAGAGTGTCTGACTTAGCAAGTGTTGGTTCAAGAACCAAACCAGCTGCTGCTTCAATTTCAAATCATTGTTTCATAATCCGACCATGTTTGATAGGTATTGAGATCATGTTCCGTTGTGGCGTTGAAGACCAAGATTTGTCTTTATCAAGAGTGTTGGCTGTTCTTGTTGATGAAGGACTTCGTGTTGTTAGTTGTTTTTCTACCAAATCAGAAGAATTTTTGTTTCATACCATCCAAACCGAG GTTAATGATCCGACAAGTGTTAACATATCAAGGCTGCAACAGAAATTACCCCAATCTAGTGAA CATTGTACTGCTTCATCTGATAAGACCCAAAATGAAAGTGCCAAAGGTATAGCAACTTGGTTGGTAAGGTCAATGGTAAGTTAA